The Montipora foliosa isolate CH-2021 chromosome 10, ASM3666993v2, whole genome shotgun sequence genomic sequence atttgatttctgtcaagtgtccccaatttgtaCCCCAGTGCTAAATACATTTGACACTGAACTCATTTTGCGTTTCTTAAAAAGGTTTCTCCCATTTAACCACCAGAGCATTGAACGCTGCATGCTTGTTCAAGTTACGAGCCGCATTCAGTGAAGAACGCAATATATTGGCCCAAGTGCGTGATCTcatgtaaattaattaattaaataattaatcaaTAACAATAACTAATTAAATGAATGACCATGTCTTaatagcctgcttgcaggtgGTAGATGTTGTTGTCGCCACGAAACACCATATttggaagagcgtgggataggtctgggccgggtgacaaaacgacggggtGGGGAGTAAGAAGAGCGGAGagatttaaagtgcccctgtgataaaaaaaaccacttccttttttccttcagattttgaaagtgtgtttgcttaacacctgactggcaaaattttgagctttgatttttatccaaaggccgcttactttgagtgtaagttttggatttcacggtccgccattactcacgttcaaaactgaccgattagacctcagacggttggatccagggaaaagtgacgtcagaggctcactagcttaaaatctcagcgtgtgaacgcagcttattatatatgcaaagcgtgagtttaaaagtctgaaagccgaaaacccccgtgctgcatattaattctgcggcgtacacacgtattgcattcttaaactagtgagcctttgacgtcattttctccttgatccacctctctcaagaacataatgttagtaatggcggaccattaaataggaaaattatagttaaaataaagaggtgtctttttgaaatcaagccTTAAAACGTgcgtcacttagtgttttgttaacatagttttgaaatccaaagaaaaatatgaattgattttttggtcacaggggcactttaaaccatTTGAGCCAACCAATTAGAAAGCCGCGTCCGCTGATGGACGCAGCTACCGAGAAAAGGCTGGTGTTCGGACAGGCGGTTTTTCTCTCCGCTCTTCTCACTCCACAACCCGTCGTTTTGTCACCCGGCCAAGACACTTTCCAcactcttccaatatggcgtctgatacgTGTTTCGTGGCAacaataacctgcgatcaggcataCTTTCCTCAGAGAGAATgtgaaaaggttacgttttcacaccctctctaaagaaaagtacatcaactgcctgcaagcaggctaattaacaaatagattggcacacgaggcgatagccgaatgtgtcactgatgttcttaccacagtTTGACgtcgtcttctgtgatctattactgaacagacgcacggcaacatggaatctatttgttttatatagtaaagaattaaactttattcggaAAACTTTgagatggtgacgtcaatcgtgcgtctgccctctaatagatcataggctaGGAACAATCAAAATGCgcgaataacttgggttattatatattTCTTAGAGAcgaagataacaatgatgtgAAGTACAAGTGCTAGTGGAAGAACAAAAGGAgcaaatgagagatcttttgttcttgtccaccaacatggctgcgaTGACGTAATGAAAAAATAAGCAATAATAAATTCTTTCAAAGGTGAAAATTGCAAGatcccgtagggcgagtgcaatatATTTGTagtcttccaaaaaaaaaattcttatgtATTCCAAAtagcacaagaaaaatcatgtgattacgtattcatgattacttattaaaaaTATACACGGAAAAAGTCGGAATGGTTAAGCAGAGTATCACGGAATTACGCAAAAACTGCGACATCTAGGGCTCggatttgattggctttttGTGACTGTCTTTGctcactgaccaatcagaatgcctGGTTTCATACTTGTTTTTGCAAAGAATTGCTTATTTTCTGCGCTGTGTcacctgaaaactgcatttctcttagacAAGCAgaattgacaatttttttcaatttatattATTAACATGGAAATGAAAGCTATACATCGTCATGTTTCATTGGTctaattccaaaatggccgctatttaCTGACTTTCTGAATTTTGATCAGAGGCATCTGAAAATGACTTGAACAAAAAAAGGGTATCAGAATGACAGTCATTGTGGAATAAGGTAAAACGCATGTGTGTTCCAGATTTAACGAACGAGGACATGAAGAGTCACACAAAGTTCACCGTTGCCTTCcctttcaaaaaaaataaaatgcgtgTGCCGCAATTTTCGAGCTTACAACCTCCGCATTCGACCTCTTAACCTAAATGTCACTTTCTGGTGATCATCCAGGGTGGAGCCCGTGCAACTTATACGGTACAACGGAAACGGAGCAACTATTGTCAGTCAGTCATTTAATTTTCTCATTCCACCAGTCACATGGTCTGTTGGGTTCAGATGACGTACTTTGACCTATTTCTAAGATTTGCGGCTCTGATAAGAGCAGTCCGTGGTAAAGAAGTAAAGAAATGTTCCCGATAGGATACGACGAATGCATACGGCATTCTTCCAGAATTTCCGAGCGGGTCAACCTTTTCAAGTGTCTGGCAGGAGAGCGAATAGAGTATGGTTGCTACAGTTGTAGGTGTATTTTGACAGCTATtgatttaatgtttgttttcataACGGAGGAAAAAGGAAAACGGATTGTCAGTCTTCGACGCTGGACGAACATGGATTCCACCCAGGATCATTTAAccatattatttattattcattagGCTGACTTTCCAGGTCTTTGTTTCTACTTGGCCCCAAGAAAATAGAAATCTGAAATTCCAGGCGCGGTAGCTACACCATTTTAAACAAATGAACTAACTCCATAGAAGAATTTAAACCCAGACCTTTCGCAAAATTTGTTTGGCGATCTTTCACGTAACATTTGTTAATAAGCAAAGGCTCTATCGAAACAAGTTTTGGTTAAAACCTGGTTGTACATGTGTTCCAACTAAAATCTTTAATAAAATAGCTTCACACAGTGCTCCGTGTCAGTTTTTAAGTGCTAATGTTCACATGGTTTAATGATTACCTCATGCAATTAACGCATACGGGTCACATTTGTGGCTCCCCGACTATCATTTACGGGTCTGATTTAAGGGATGAGGGCACTTGATTATGTTTAACATAAcgatatttcttttttcatttggaATATGGGATGAGGACAATACTCCTCGTGATGTCTAAGATAACGATCTTCCTTTTCATTAGATTTCTTCTAAGTTACGGCTTCCCGCTTCAAATATCTTAATTGATAATCGACCAGAATTTTAACCCTAAAATTATCAGAAAAGAACACACTTACATTATCTTGTGAGAATGGCAGTAAATTGCCAAACTTTCCATCCCCCTCCCCAGGGGTACCAGGATTGTGATCATTCTGATTATCCTACAGACAACACAAGCACATGTACAGGTCAGTTACATCAAACACTATCAAATTTCGCTCATTAACCCTTCCCTCCTTAAAGACATGCAGTCTTctttaaaatcaaattaaatcgtTTAATTTAGTGATATAAAACTCCAACTTTCATCAAAACAATAAACATGAACACGAGCTCCACGTTACGGAGAGCTATGTACAAGAACAAAAGAGTGgtcgggtattctgcagtttaccTGAAGATGAAGCCATCAACAACAAGAAAGAGGAGATCCATAAAAAGGTATCAGTCAAGCAATGGAGCTGCCATTTTTAGAAACGTACGAGCAAATAACAGGAAATGAAGCTACATGCAATTTTTTGCACAAAACGGAAGCAGCAAATTGACAAGAAAGTTACTTAGTTAAATACCTTAGGTAGGCCATCCATATCAGGGTTTGaatctgaaacaaaaatgttaCTTTACAATCATCAATGAACATCATTACAGAAGTACCTCAAAATTCTCCgtcttgtttgaaaataaaacaaggatGAAAGTGCAGGTTGTTTCACAGTACCAGTCACATCAGGTCAGGCAGGAAACGGTCAAAAACATCaaggtccactcaaaaaatgtCCCCATTTAAACCCTTTCCTGACCCAAGAGTGGCACTTctagatttcactctgtctaatgccagacagcTTAATACTCGTCAATGGGGCCCCCCTCGGGCAGGAAAGGGTTAACACATTGATTATTTGAAAgtccaggggtttcaatagcaTTTTAAATAAGcagctggtttgagtagagtaaCAGATTGTATCAACCTCCACCACATTGAGTTTTTTGAATGTTTAAGGGGGTTgacacttaactacagaaagacaatggttgctaaggaaggtttttagtcaaagagccctacaaaacggttgcatggatggttctatgaagAATCTTTTTCAATCGTGGacatctgacatcacttcaatcagaaggtgccatgcgtttcagtgaaaaacaggtaaaagctcCCAGTAAACCAAAGGAAGAGGCAGTTTTTTCCCCATATGGCAACCATCCCATCATTTTTCAtgaactgtagcatggaatttctaattggaaaaaaaaaatggaactgatattttgaaaagtgtatcaaaggagggccttgTGACATCATaagttttttgagaaataatttctAAAATCCATTTTGTGTCAGgatgttctcatactgttgcattaaaaatttgtgaagaacagttaactcgctgagttctTAGGCATTCTCTGTTTTGATCatatgatttaccaaatatggttgtgagttgAACTATACAAAAGTAACAATACTTCATCAAGATTCCTAGCCTGAGCATAGTTAAGACAGTAAGCTAGTGCTTAATTCCTTGGAACACTcttttaaggatggtgcctactattgttattgcaaaTACGTCCTGCGCATTTCCAGATACTCTGATTTCCTATTGGTACATGTATctctaatgcagggatatttttgcgccccttaaaactatgcggagaaagccaaacttagcaagtgctcttggtatccaaaaagaaaattggggggtaaccatgcatttttcggagataattaagcttcaatttggaaaggaacacAATAcagtgctttgtattttaaagctctcaACAAATATTCttgatcaattatctttgaatttAAATGCCTGGTtcccctcaattttctttttagatttctataacacttattaagaccagcttttcccgcatattcatacaACGAAGCAAaactacctttgaattagtaagcaccaaACTTAATCTTTTCATTCCTAAGAATGACActtaaaagattttactctttctaacaccagacaatttttactcctcaatgggggCCAGTTCCAGTTAATAAAAACATAATTTGATATTTAAACTCTCTCTTACCATTCATGACTAGAGAAGCCTCCTGGGCTCCTAGAGGTAGCGGGGGTTCAGGACCACCTCCCATGTAGtgcaacagaaaacaaaaacttgcaTGACGGTACGGCAAACACACTGACAGGAAACAAAGGACTAAGGGTGGGTATTGGGGCAATCCTTGGGAAAACaatagaaaagaaaataatattaagtaatggtccggctaagaagcaggcagcccagcggcaaaagtacttagaagctgctgctccaatcgaggcatctgattggctaatatcggaaaatgtcgaaaaaagatgaggaaaaaatgaaaaaaaagccttttttggatttcttcttccccatgcccttgatctctgtctctcggccaaatttgggcattgttctatgcgccattcgccaatcggcaaatggcgcatagaatcttgacgatatttacaaacatagtttttgaaggcataatgatttgttctacgaaacagaatctaattttttagacggcaagtcgattacatttttcattgaaattcaaatttcgcgcttttagctgcttacaccaatgggaacagccgaacttaatttgattaaaaatgttggcacattttaactaaccgacgctattgccgcgggctattgtttttctgcctgcttcttagccggaccattacttaatgtacatgtacgcaaagagaataaaattattactgCCGGAATGCTTCCTCCAGGGACAGACTTCATCATTGCATACATGGATTCACTTCCAGTGCTTGCTGGGTCTGAAACAGGTGACAGCTGGTCACAATGTGACAGTCTGGAGCAAGATTTCACTCATCAAGGAagaggggaaggggggagggggggg encodes the following:
- the LOC137973820 gene encoding uncharacterized protein isoform X3, with protein sequence MQMSRMNHPRVPVPPNYGGMQPPFNSSVAPGVNMPMPGSRPWNPTTSVAGQPGTPIMASPQGLPQYPPLVLCFLSVCLPYRHASFCFLLHYMGGGPEPPLPLGAQEASLVMNDSNPDMDGLPKDNQNDHNPGTPGEGDGKFGNLLPFSQDNDHCESVAILKIKESMQEEARRFENVD